Proteins encoded within one genomic window of Pseudomonas cannabina:
- a CDS encoding DNA-binding protein: MARGGVNKALVQKARVALLARGENPSIDAVRIEMGNTGSKTTIHRYLKELDTAHASAPDINEELTELVARLAQRLEEQARERIDQAHEKYETSCNDLRQQLSTAQQQIDELQKHLQQRDETLEQQAAALLHTQQTLQSTQTEQARLLQARLDLEARLQDKDGQIGSLEEKHQHAREALEHYRNSIKDQREHEQQRHEGQVQQLQMELRQAQQSLAMRQEDITQLNRDNERLLAENRTAQRELHRQQDLLSKATLQATASAEQQQQARTHCALLEDRLGSLQDEAAALRQNLTDAQQQNRVLELLLTKKEVALENLQHQTRQAAKPKASAKKPPAST; the protein is encoded by the coding sequence ATGGCTCGGGGCGGCGTAAACAAGGCTTTGGTGCAGAAAGCAAGGGTCGCCCTGCTGGCCAGAGGCGAAAACCCCAGTATCGATGCGGTACGCATTGAAATGGGCAACACCGGCTCGAAGACCACCATCCATCGCTACCTTAAAGAGCTGGATACAGCGCACGCATCGGCCCCCGACATCAATGAGGAGCTCACCGAACTGGTGGCGCGTCTCGCCCAACGGCTTGAGGAACAGGCCCGAGAGCGTATCGACCAGGCGCACGAGAAGTACGAAACCAGCTGTAATGATTTACGGCAGCAACTTTCAACCGCTCAGCAACAGATCGACGAACTGCAAAAACACCTGCAGCAGCGGGATGAGACGCTTGAACAGCAGGCCGCCGCCCTGCTCCACACTCAACAGACGCTTCAGAGCACCCAGACCGAGCAGGCCCGACTGCTTCAGGCCAGGCTTGACCTGGAGGCGCGCCTGCAAGACAAGGATGGGCAGATAGGCTCATTGGAAGAGAAACATCAGCATGCTCGCGAAGCGCTTGAGCACTATCGCAACTCGATCAAGGATCAGCGTGAACACGAGCAACAACGTCATGAAGGTCAGGTTCAGCAGCTGCAGATGGAGTTGCGGCAGGCACAACAAAGTCTGGCCATGCGCCAGGAAGACATTACGCAACTGAATCGCGACAACGAAAGATTGCTGGCCGAGAACCGCACCGCACAACGCGAATTGCACCGCCAGCAAGACCTGCTGAGCAAGGCAACCCTTCAGGCGACCGCTTCAGCCGAGCAGCAGCAACAAGCGCGCACCCACTGCGCACTGCTGGAGGACAGGCTGGGCAGCCTGCAAGACGAAGCGGCCGCACTCAGGCAGAACCTGACAGACGCTCAGCAGCAAAACCGGGTTCTGGAGTTACTGCTGACCAAAAAGGAAGTTGCCCTGGAAAACCTGCAACACCAGACCCGCCAGGCTGCAAAACCCAAAGCCAGCGCCAAGAAGCCGCCAGCCAGCACGTGA
- a CDS encoding site-specific integrase → MNDIDRYIDAATRDNTRRSYRAAVEHFEVSWGGFLPATSESIARYLASYAGTLSVNTLKLRLSALSQWHVSQGFVDPTKAPMVRKVLKGIRALHPAQEKQAEPLQLQDLERVVAALELEASDADAHHDQPRLLRCRRDTALILMGFWRGFRSDELCRLQVQDVKATAGSGISLYLPRSKGDRENIGKTYQTPALQRLCPVQAYIEWVNCAALVRGPVFRAVDRWGNLGEEGLHANSVIPLLRQAFARAGVEASQYTSHSLRRGFASWAHSNGWDLKSLMAYVGWRDIKSAMRYIDAAPFPGYSEAVSGLKVSSIDKLPS, encoded by the coding sequence ATGAATGACATTGATCGCTACATCGATGCCGCAACCCGTGACAACACGCGGCGCAGTTACCGGGCCGCCGTCGAGCATTTTGAAGTGTCGTGGGGCGGCTTTTTGCCAGCGACCAGCGAAAGCATTGCGCGTTATCTGGCCAGCTATGCGGGGACGCTGTCGGTCAATACCTTGAAGCTGCGGCTTTCTGCGCTGTCGCAGTGGCATGTCAGCCAAGGTTTTGTCGATCCGACCAAGGCGCCGATGGTGCGCAAGGTGCTCAAGGGCATTCGCGCCCTGCACCCGGCGCAGGAAAAGCAGGCCGAACCCTTGCAGTTACAAGACCTGGAAAGGGTCGTCGCTGCACTGGAGCTGGAAGCCAGCGATGCTGACGCGCACCACGATCAACCACGGTTGTTGCGCTGTCGTCGTGATACGGCGCTGATATTGATGGGCTTCTGGCGGGGCTTTCGCAGTGATGAGCTGTGCCGCCTGCAGGTGCAGGACGTCAAGGCAACTGCCGGGTCAGGCATCAGTCTGTACCTGCCGCGCAGCAAAGGTGATCGCGAGAATATAGGCAAGACTTACCAGACGCCGGCGTTGCAGCGGTTGTGCCCGGTGCAGGCGTACATCGAATGGGTCAACTGTGCTGCGCTGGTGCGCGGTCCGGTGTTTAGAGCGGTCGACCGCTGGGGCAATCTGGGCGAGGAGGGCCTGCACGCCAATAGCGTCATTCCTTTGCTGCGCCAGGCGTTCGCACGCGCGGGGGTCGAAGCGTCGCAGTACACCAGTCACTCGTTGCGGCGGGGTTTTGCGAGCTGGGCGCACAGCAACGGCTGGGACCTCAAGTCGCTGATGGCCTACGTTGGCTGGAGGGACATCAAGTCCGCAATGCGTTACATTGACGCCGCGCCGTTCCCGGGCTACTCCGAGGCAGTGAGCGGCCTGAAGGTTTCTTCTATTGATAAGCTGCCTTCATAG
- a CDS encoding DUF1883 domain-containing protein, translating to MKFVHQREHLNEDDLVVITCSQTCNIRLMNDANFRSFKNGGRHTYHGGAFDTFPAKIAAPSTGFWNITIDTAGRKVDTNAGRKPPFTHAIKIVRRSTSQLR from the coding sequence ATGAAATTCGTACACCAGCGTGAGCATTTGAACGAGGACGATCTGGTCGTCATCACATGCTCGCAGACCTGCAATATTCGCCTGATGAACGATGCGAACTTTCGCAGCTTCAAGAACGGTGGCCGTCATACTTACCACGGCGGTGCATTCGATACTTTTCCGGCCAAGATCGCGGCACCCAGCACCGGTTTCTGGAACATTACCATTGACACTGCCGGACGCAAGGTCGATACCAACGCTGGTCGCAAGCCGCCGTTTACCCACGCCATCAAGATCGTCCGCCGCTCGACCTCTCAGTTGAGATGA
- the alkB gene encoding DNA oxidative demethylase AlkB, whose product MQRKGETPANLDLFAEQAPQPRRNEQIGPGSWLLSGFALEVMAPLLAALEETVAQSPFRHMQTPSGLNMSAALSSCGQLGWITDRHGYRYSATDPQNGRPWPAMPDVFMQLAQNAARAAGYPGFIPDACLINRYVPGAKMSLHQDRDEHDHQWPVVSVSLGIPAIFQFGGMLRSDKPQRISLFHGDVVVWGGEDRLRFHGILPVKQAGHPLLGEQRINLTFRKAGRHD is encoded by the coding sequence ATGCAGCGCAAAGGTGAAACACCTGCCAATCTCGATCTGTTTGCCGAGCAGGCGCCCCAACCGCGGCGCAACGAACAGATAGGGCCGGGATCATGGTTGCTCAGCGGTTTTGCGCTTGAGGTGATGGCGCCACTGCTGGCTGCCCTGGAAGAAACCGTTGCGCAATCCCCGTTCCGCCACATGCAAACGCCCAGCGGCCTGAACATGTCGGCCGCGCTCAGCAGTTGCGGGCAACTGGGCTGGATCACCGATCGCCACGGCTACCGTTACAGCGCAACAGACCCGCAAAACGGCAGGCCCTGGCCGGCGATGCCAGATGTTTTCATGCAATTGGCGCAAAATGCCGCGCGCGCTGCAGGCTATCCAGGCTTCATACCGGACGCATGCCTGATCAATCGCTACGTTCCCGGTGCCAAAATGTCATTGCATCAGGATCGTGACGAACACGACCATCAATGGCCTGTGGTTTCGGTATCACTGGGCATTCCGGCGATTTTTCAGTTCGGCGGCATGTTGCGCAGCGACAAACCCCAGCGTATCTCACTGTTTCACGGCGATGTCGTGGTCTGGGGTGGTGAGGACCGACTGCGCTTTCACGGTATTCTGCCGGTCAAGCAGGCCGGGCACCCGCTGCTGGGCGAGCAGCGCATCAACCTGACCTTTCGCAAAGCCGGTCGACACGACTGA
- the galU gene encoding UTP--glucose-1-phosphate uridylyltransferase GalU → MIKKCLFPAAGYGTRFLPATKAMPKEMLPVVNKPLIQYGVEEALAAGLTEISIVTGRGKRALEDHFDISYELEHQIKGTDKEKYLVGIRKLIDECSFSYTRQTEMKGLGHAILSGRPLIGNEAFAVVLADDLCVNPDGDGVLAQMVKLHKHYGCSIIAIQEVDPLETNKYGVIAGEEIKPGLFRVTNMVEKPKPEDAPSNLAIIGRYILTPDIFEKIEQTEPGKGGEIQITDALMKQAAEGNVLAYKFKGERFDCGGAEGYIQATNFCFEHFYKTGKAH, encoded by the coding sequence ATGATCAAGAAATGCTTGTTCCCAGCAGCCGGTTACGGCACTCGCTTTTTGCCAGCGACCAAGGCCATGCCCAAGGAAATGCTGCCGGTGGTCAACAAGCCGCTGATCCAATACGGTGTTGAAGAAGCACTTGCGGCTGGTCTGACTGAAATCTCCATCGTGACCGGCCGCGGCAAGCGCGCTCTGGAAGATCACTTTGACATCAGCTACGAGCTTGAGCATCAGATCAAGGGCACCGACAAAGAGAAATACCTGGTCGGTATCCGCAAACTGATCGACGAGTGCAGCTTCTCTTACACCCGTCAGACTGAAATGAAGGGCTTGGGCCACGCGATCCTCAGTGGTCGTCCGCTGATCGGTAACGAAGCGTTTGCCGTAGTTCTGGCGGATGACTTGTGTGTCAACCCTGACGGTGACGGCGTGCTGGCGCAGATGGTCAAGCTGCACAAGCATTATGGTTGCTCGATCATCGCCATTCAGGAAGTTGATCCGCTGGAAACCAACAAGTACGGCGTGATCGCGGGTGAAGAGATCAAGCCTGGCCTGTTCCGCGTGACCAACATGGTTGAAAAGCCAAAGCCTGAAGATGCGCCGTCTAACCTGGCCATCATCGGCCGCTACATTCTGACGCCGGATATCTTCGAGAAAATCGAGCAGACCGAGCCGGGCAAAGGCGGCGAGATCCAGATTACCGACGCGCTGATGAAGCAGGCTGCAGAAGGCAACGTGCTCGCCTACAAGTTCAAGGGTGAGCGCTTCGACTGCGGTGGTGCCGAGGGCTACATCCAGGCCACCAACTTCTGCTTCGAGCATTTCTACAAAACCGGCAAAGCGCATTGA
- a CDS encoding histone-like nucleoid-structuring protein, MvaT/MvaU family, translating into MSRLAEFRAAEKALQEQLAQLESLKNDAGLKKEIEFEQKLKELMGAYGKRLRDIIAIMDPAGATSLVAPAGPKRRRARVVKVYQNPHTGELIETKGGNHRGLKAWKEQYGVDTVDSWLRA; encoded by the coding sequence TTGTCCAGACTTGCCGAGTTTCGAGCTGCAGAAAAAGCCCTTCAGGAACAGCTTGCACAGCTGGAATCGTTGAAGAATGACGCCGGATTGAAAAAGGAGATCGAGTTCGAGCAAAAGCTCAAAGAGCTGATGGGCGCCTATGGCAAAAGGCTGCGTGACATCATTGCAATCATGGACCCTGCAGGCGCCACGTCGCTGGTTGCACCGGCTGGCCCGAAACGTCGCCGCGCACGCGTCGTCAAGGTTTATCAAAACCCGCACACGGGCGAATTGATCGAGACCAAAGGCGGTAATCATCGCGGACTCAAAGCCTGGAAAGAACAATACGGTGTGGACACTGTTGATTCGTGGCTGCGTGCCTGA
- the gloA gene encoding lactoylglutathione lyase, translated as MSLHELNTHPGVTAEPEAATRQFVFNHTMLRVKDITQSLDFYTRVLGFSLVEKRDFPEAEFSLYFLALVDKAQIPQDDAARNEWMKSIPGILELTHNHGTENDATASYHNGNSDPRGFGHICVSVPDVKVACERFEALGVDFQKRLSDGRMNSLAFIKDPDGYWVEIIQPTPL; from the coding sequence ATGAGCTTGCACGAACTCAATACACATCCAGGCGTGACTGCCGAGCCTGAAGCGGCTACCCGGCAATTTGTGTTCAACCACACCATGCTGCGCGTCAAGGACATCACCCAATCGCTGGATTTCTACACCCGCGTGCTGGGTTTCAGCCTGGTTGAGAAGCGCGACTTCCCGGAAGCTGAATTCAGTCTGTATTTTCTTGCCCTGGTCGACAAGGCGCAGATCCCGCAGGACGATGCTGCGCGTAATGAATGGATGAAATCGATTCCGGGCATTCTGGAGCTGACTCACAACCACGGCACCGAGAACGATGCGACGGCGTCGTATCACAATGGCAACAGCGATCCGCGTGGCTTCGGTCACATCTGCGTGTCGGTGCCTGACGTGAAGGTTGCCTGCGAGCGCTTTGAGGCGTTGGGTGTGGACTTCCAGAAGCGCCTGTCCGACGGCCGCATGAACAGCTTGGCGTTCATCAAGGACCCGGATGGTTACTGGGTAGAAATTATCCAGCCGACGCCGCTTTGA
- the ahpF gene encoding alkyl hydroperoxide reductase subunit F has translation MLDANLKAQLKSYLERVTRPIEIVASLDDGAKSQEMLALLNDVISVSKDVTLNDSGTDARTPSFSLSSPGHDISLRFAGIPMGHEFTSLVLALLQVGGYPPKVSAETIEQVRALQGEFHFETYFSQSCQNCPDVVQALNLMAVLNPGIKHVAIDGALFQDEVTERKIMSVPSIYLNGELFGQGRMGLEEILAKIDTGAGARQAEKLNAKDAFDVLVVGGGPAGSAAAVYAARKGIRTGVAAERFGGQVLDTMAIENFISVQHTEGPKLAVALEEHVKQYEVDIMNLQRADKLIPGAAGQLHEVKFASGASLKAKTVILATGARWREMTVPGEQQYRNKGVAYCPHCDGPLFKGKRVAVIGGGNSGVEAAIDLAGIVSHVTLLEFDVQLRADALLQRKLHSLPNVTVITSAQTTEVTGDEQKVNGLRYKNRTTGEEITVPLEGIFVQIGLLPNSEWLRGAIELSPRGEIVVDSRGETSVPGIFAAGDVTVAPYKQIIIALGEGAKASLSAFDHLIRTSAPA, from the coding sequence ATGTTGGACGCCAATCTTAAAGCCCAGTTGAAATCCTACCTGGAGCGGGTCACTCGCCCCATCGAGATCGTCGCGTCCCTTGATGACGGCGCGAAGTCTCAGGAAATGCTTGCACTGCTCAACGACGTAATCAGTGTTTCCAAAGACGTCACCCTGAACGACAGCGGCACCGATGCGCGTACGCCGTCGTTCTCGCTGAGCAGCCCTGGCCACGATATCAGCCTGCGTTTCGCCGGTATCCCCATGGGTCACGAATTCACCTCGCTGGTCCTGGCGCTGCTGCAAGTTGGCGGCTACCCACCCAAGGTCAGTGCAGAAACCATCGAACAGGTTCGCGCTCTGCAAGGCGAGTTCCATTTCGAAACTTATTTCTCGCAGTCCTGCCAGAACTGCCCGGACGTCGTCCAGGCGTTGAACCTGATGGCAGTATTGAACCCCGGCATCAAGCACGTCGCCATCGACGGCGCGTTGTTCCAGGACGAAGTCACCGAGCGCAAGATCATGTCGGTGCCGAGCATCTACCTGAACGGCGAGCTGTTCGGTCAGGGCCGCATGGGCCTGGAAGAGATTCTGGCCAAGATCGACACCGGTGCCGGTGCGCGTCAGGCCGAGAAACTCAATGCCAAAGACGCGTTCGACGTGCTGGTGGTTGGCGGCGGCCCTGCCGGTTCGGCGGCTGCGGTCTATGCGGCTCGCAAAGGTATTCGTACCGGTGTGGCGGCTGAGCGCTTTGGCGGTCAGGTGCTGGACACCATGGCGATCGAGAACTTCATCTCGGTACAGCACACTGAAGGGCCGAAGCTGGCTGTGGCGCTTGAAGAACACGTCAAGCAGTACGAAGTCGACATCATGAACCTGCAACGCGCCGACAAGCTGATTCCTGGTGCAGCCGGTCAGCTGCACGAAGTGAAATTCGCCAGCGGTGCGAGCCTCAAGGCCAAGACCGTCATCCTTGCCACTGGCGCGCGCTGGAGGGAGATGACCGTTCCGGGCGAGCAGCAGTATCGTAACAAGGGCGTGGCCTACTGCCCGCATTGCGACGGTCCGCTGTTCAAAGGCAAACGCGTTGCCGTGATTGGTGGCGGTAACTCAGGTGTCGAGGCTGCCATCGACCTGGCGGGGATCGTGTCACACGTGACTTTGCTGGAATTCGACGTGCAACTGCGCGCCGATGCTCTTCTGCAGCGTAAACTGCACAGCCTGCCGAACGTCACAGTGATCACCAGTGCGCAAACCACTGAAGTGACCGGTGACGAGCAGAAGGTCAACGGCTTGCGCTACAAGAACCGCACCACTGGCGAGGAAATCACCGTTCCACTGGAAGGCATTTTCGTCCAGATCGGTCTGCTGCCAAACAGCGAATGGCTCAGAGGCGCCATCGAATTGTCGCCACGTGGCGAGATCGTGGTGGATTCTCGCGGTGAAACTTCTGTTCCTGGCATCTTCGCGGCTGGTGACGTCACCGTTGCACCGTACAAGCAGATCATCATCGCCCTGGGCGAGGGTGCCAAGGCCTCTCTGAGCGCCTTCGACCATCTGATCCGCACCTCCGCGCCAGCCTGA
- the gorA gene encoding glutathione-disulfide reductase has protein sequence MAFDFDLFVIGAGSGGVRAARFAAGFGARVAVAESRYLGGTCVNVGCVPKKLLVYGAHFSEDFEHAKGFGWSLGEAEFDWSMLIANKDREINRLNGIYRKLLVDSGVTLLEGHAKLVGAQQVEINGQTYSAERILIATGGWPQVPDVPGREHAITSNEAFYLKTLPKRIVVVGGGYIAVEFASIFNGLGADTTLVYRGELFLRGFDGSVRTHLHEELLKRHMNIRFNSDIARIDKQSDGSLLLTMKDGGTLETDCVFYATGRRPMLDNLGLDSVDVKLDEHGYIKVDEHYQSSEPSILAIGDVIGGVQLTPVALAEGMALARRLFKPEQYRPVDYNHIPTAVFSLPNIGTVGLTEEDAIKAGHEIQVFESRFRPMKLTLTDDQERTLMKLVVDAKTDRVLGCHMVGPDAGEIVQSLAIAIKAGATKQVFDDTIGVHPTAAEEFVTMRTPVQR, from the coding sequence ATGGCCTTTGATTTTGATCTGTTTGTAATCGGTGCCGGTTCGGGTGGCGTCAGAGCGGCACGTTTTGCGGCCGGTTTTGGTGCTCGGGTAGCGGTGGCTGAAAGCCGCTATCTGGGAGGAACCTGCGTGAATGTGGGGTGTGTGCCCAAGAAGCTGCTGGTGTACGGGGCGCATTTTTCCGAAGACTTCGAGCATGCCAAGGGTTTTGGCTGGTCATTGGGCGAGGCTGAATTCGACTGGTCAATGCTGATCGCCAACAAGGACCGCGAAATCAATCGACTGAACGGTATCTACCGAAAGCTGCTGGTCGACAGCGGTGTCACGCTGCTGGAAGGTCATGCGAAGCTCGTCGGTGCACAGCAGGTCGAGATCAACGGTCAGACGTACAGCGCCGAGCGCATTCTGATCGCCACCGGTGGCTGGCCGCAAGTGCCCGATGTGCCAGGGCGCGAGCACGCGATTACGTCTAACGAAGCGTTCTACCTCAAGACGCTGCCAAAACGCATTGTGGTCGTCGGCGGTGGCTACATTGCCGTGGAGTTTGCATCGATTTTCAACGGGCTGGGTGCCGATACCACGCTGGTCTACCGTGGCGAACTGTTCTTGCGCGGCTTCGATGGCAGTGTGCGCACCCATCTTCATGAGGAGCTGCTCAAGCGCCACATGAATATCCGTTTCAACAGCGACATCGCGCGTATCGACAAGCAGTCCGACGGGAGTCTGCTGTTGACGATGAAGGACGGCGGCACGCTGGAAACGGACTGCGTGTTTTACGCGACGGGGCGTCGACCGATGCTCGATAACCTCGGTCTGGACAGCGTCGACGTCAAGCTTGACGAGCATGGCTACATCAAGGTCGACGAGCATTATCAGAGCAGCGAGCCCTCCATTCTGGCGATCGGCGACGTTATCGGTGGTGTGCAATTGACCCCGGTTGCGCTGGCGGAAGGCATGGCGCTGGCGCGACGTCTGTTCAAGCCTGAGCAATACCGTCCTGTGGACTACAATCACATTCCGACAGCGGTTTTCAGCCTGCCGAATATTGGCACTGTGGGTTTGACCGAAGAAGACGCGATCAAGGCGGGTCATGAGATTCAGGTTTTCGAAAGTCGTTTTCGGCCGATGAAGTTGACCCTGACTGATGATCAGGAGCGCACGTTGATGAAGCTGGTGGTGGATGCCAAAACGGATCGAGTGCTGGGTTGCCATATGGTGGGGCCGGACGCTGGCGAAATCGTGCAAAGCCTGGCGATTGCCATCAAGGCTGGCGCGACCAAGCAGGTGTTCGACGATACGATCGGCGTGCACCCGACCGCAGCGGAAGAGTTCGTCACCATGCGCACCCCGGTACAGCGATAA
- a CDS encoding DUF4946 domain-containing protein, with protein MMLSHYRRFLPGLGLFLLLGTACAHAADAMIVWPAGWEVESLATESDAPAQPSVQVRQRAVKNDQNGNPLMVMELTQTRLTPGHEVNVSGVLLEMRKAIQVNFARGGLQSACTHVREGRLSVVPALETTCTITQNGVHVLTQTLVAAASKELAWSLSYAGSAQGYAANKDEALHIRESLRLDAVQ; from the coding sequence ATGATGCTTTCGCACTACCGACGTTTTTTGCCAGGCCTGGGCCTTTTTTTGCTGCTCGGCACTGCCTGTGCTCATGCCGCCGACGCAATGATCGTCTGGCCTGCGGGCTGGGAGGTCGAGTCACTGGCGACCGAATCGGATGCACCCGCCCAGCCCTCCGTGCAAGTCAGACAGCGCGCTGTCAAAAACGATCAGAATGGAAACCCGCTGATGGTCATGGAGCTGACGCAGACTCGTCTGACGCCGGGGCATGAGGTCAATGTGTCCGGTGTATTGCTGGAAATGCGCAAAGCCATTCAGGTCAATTTCGCCCGTGGCGGTTTGCAGAGCGCGTGTACGCATGTGCGTGAAGGTCGACTCAGTGTGGTGCCGGCACTGGAGACAACCTGCACCATCACCCAGAATGGCGTACACGTACTGACCCAGACGCTGGTTGCGGCGGCTAGCAAAGAGCTGGCCTGGTCGTTGTCCTATGCAGGGTCGGCGCAGGGGTATGCGGCCAACAAGGACGAGGCGCTGCACATTCGCGAAAGCCTGCGCCTGGACGCAGTGCAATGA
- a CDS encoding PAS domain-containing sensor histidine kinase, translated as MNKSKPSICTPLHTEGQSSEVRQHTDVLRESEQPFKTLADNMSQLAWTADPRGQVNWYNQRWYSYTGASFEAMKALGWRSVLHPEHRERVVARLQYCFATGSVWEDTFPLRGKDGVFNWFLSRAQPIRDVHGHITHWLGTHTDITAQVKAEEALRDLNESLEMRVEARTRELAKAYELLQVEIAERAQAEEVLRHAQKMDAIGQLTGGIAHDFNNMLSGVLGALELVKRRLAAGRGDEVEPYIDAATASANRAAVLTQRLLTFARRQSLDVSAVDINRMVRSMEALLRGTLGSRAALRIELEEGLSVIHTDEHQLENALLNLVINARDAVPEGGQVRVRSQSVKHAVRQGALPAGDYVRLSVEDTGCGIAQSVIDRVFDPFFTTKPVGQGTGLGLSMVYGFIKQAGGHVQIDSVEGQGTEVHLYLPCPVA; from the coding sequence GTGAATAAAAGCAAACCGTCGATTTGCACGCCCCTTCACACGGAGGGGCAAAGCTCTGAAGTCCGGCAACACACCGACGTGTTGCGCGAAAGCGAACAGCCGTTCAAGACGCTGGCCGACAACATGAGCCAGCTTGCCTGGACCGCCGACCCGCGCGGCCAGGTCAATTGGTACAACCAGCGCTGGTACTCCTACACCGGCGCTTCGTTTGAAGCCATGAAGGCGCTGGGCTGGCGATCGGTTCTGCACCCCGAGCACCGAGAGCGGGTGGTGGCGAGGCTGCAATACTGCTTTGCGACCGGCTCTGTCTGGGAAGATACGTTTCCGTTGCGGGGCAAAGATGGCGTCTTCAACTGGTTTCTGTCACGGGCACAGCCCATTCGCGACGTGCACGGCCATATCACCCACTGGCTGGGCACCCACACTGACATCACCGCCCAGGTCAAGGCTGAAGAAGCCTTGCGCGATCTCAATGAAAGTCTGGAGATGCGCGTTGAAGCGCGAACCCGTGAGCTGGCCAAAGCCTATGAGTTATTACAGGTCGAGATTGCCGAGCGTGCCCAGGCTGAAGAGGTGCTGCGTCATGCACAAAAGATGGACGCTATCGGCCAGTTGACGGGCGGCATCGCCCATGATTTCAACAATATGCTTTCCGGGGTGCTGGGGGCGCTGGAGCTAGTCAAGCGTCGCCTGGCAGCCGGGCGTGGCGATGAGGTGGAGCCCTATATAGACGCGGCAACCGCGTCGGCCAATCGCGCGGCAGTGCTGACCCAGAGGTTGCTGACATTTGCGCGACGTCAGTCGCTGGATGTCAGTGCGGTGGATATCAATCGCATGGTGCGGTCGATGGAGGCGTTGTTGCGAGGCACGCTTGGCAGCCGTGCGGCGTTGCGCATCGAGCTTGAAGAAGGGTTAAGCGTTATCCATACCGACGAACATCAACTGGAAAATGCCTTGTTGAATCTGGTGATAAATGCTCGCGATGCCGTACCTGAGGGTGGGCAAGTCCGGGTGCGCAGCCAGTCGGTAAAGCATGCGGTGCGGCAGGGGGCGCTGCCTGCGGGCGATTACGTGCGGCTCAGTGTCGAGGACACGGGGTGTGGAATTGCTCAAAGCGTTATCGACCGGGTATTCGATCCGTTTTTCACCACCAAACCTGTCGGTCAGGGCACCGGGCTGGGCTTGTCGATGGTCTACGGTTTCATCAAGCAGGCGGGCGGGCACGTGCAGATTGACAGCGTCGAAGGGCAAGGTACCGAGGTCCATCTTTATCTGCCTTGTCCTGTCGCCTAG
- the ahpC gene encoding alkyl hydroperoxide reductase subunit C, whose protein sequence is MPIINSQVKPFKATAFKNGAFVDVSDADFKGKWSVVFFYPADFTFVCPTELEDLADNYEAFKKLGVEIYSVSTDTHFAHAAWHNTSPAIGKIQYTMIGDPTLTISRNFDVLIEEAGLADRGTFVINPEGQIKIVELNDGGVGRDASELLRKIKAAQYVAAHPGEVCPAKWKEGEATLAPSLDLVGKI, encoded by the coding sequence ATGCCTATCATCAACAGCCAAGTAAAACCGTTCAAGGCTACTGCGTTCAAGAACGGCGCTTTCGTTGACGTTTCGGACGCTGACTTCAAAGGCAAGTGGTCTGTCGTATTCTTCTACCCGGCTGACTTCACCTTTGTGTGCCCGACCGAGCTGGAAGACCTGGCTGACAACTACGAAGCCTTCAAGAAGCTGGGCGTTGAAATCTACAGCGTGTCGACTGACACCCATTTTGCTCACGCTGCATGGCACAACACTTCGCCAGCAATCGGCAAAATCCAGTACACCATGATCGGTGACCCGACGCTGACTATCTCGCGCAACTTCGACGTGCTGATCGAAGAAGCCGGTCTGGCGGATCGCGGCACGTTCGTGATCAACCCTGAAGGCCAGATCAAAATCGTCGAACTGAACGACGGTGGTGTAGGCCGTGATGCTTCCGAGCTGCTGCGCAAGATCAAGGCTGCTCAGTACGTCGCTGCTCACCCGGGCGAAGTCTGCCCAGCCAAGTGGAAAGAAGGCGAGGCTACTCTGGCTCCGTCTCTGGACCTGGTCGGCAAGATCTGA